A window of Patagioenas fasciata isolate bPatFas1 chromosome 5, bPatFas1.hap1, whole genome shotgun sequence contains these coding sequences:
- the LOC136102267 gene encoding tumor necrosis factor receptor superfamily member 10B-like isoform X2 — MARNVISLEGIAAVEKVGNLFTALENQVTHPVRAVLEKFPFHPLLRLLVITRELSVGRHRSDHFLIRFPPAPRRCKARHRDTSQRATWLSPALRAGRGLLWHTLSGCPAAPRRTRSRGGAGPPAPGLDKAAAAPPQDVPLGAGGAELVAAAMGAGGVARLLLVTLLIVPATGAEDCGEGEYLHEGRCCVFCPAGTYVDQHCSAPHLRGTCLPCIEGEGYTAHENGLEECLLCRQCKDDQITLRPCTLMRDTECQCKPGYFCPAEGCEVCQRCSTVYLEGKETVQNCNATTGPGYDLPDQGSTALAWSIVIGLGCGVLVLVFVVRKLKSDKAPTTVKDVEKGLELEGSTESLILPEVEAPANKAAKPEGGNCGESPEGEAQTNVNLEVNNTSPEENGGVLSQRAAILRGGLRRHVGRFWRRITMSSLPAKSGHNPGFHQNAQSNIQSGRMPANLMAREPKFRIIVKDLSQKELRDSFGAFINEVPPNKWKRLMRTHLQENDITKIIYDFPKDREEQYYQMLLTWKNTLGEKQCIIKLLDELRYLDTKAYDNILNTLKSNNIITKIEATD; from the exons ATGGCCAGAAATGTTATTTCTCTAGAAGGAATAGCTGCTGTTGAAAAAGTTGGGAACCTTTTTACTGCCTTAGAAAACCAAGTAACCCACCCAGTTCGTGCGGTTTTGGAAAAATTCCCCTTCCATCCTTTGCTCCGCCTGTTGGTGATCACACGTGAGCTTTCGGTGGGACGGCACCGATCAGACCATTTCCTAATACGGTTTCCGCCTGCTCCTCGTAGGTGCAAGGCGCGGCACCGGGACACCTCCCAGCGCGCGACGTGGTTGTCCCCGGCCCTGCGGGCGGGCAGGGGGCTCTTGTGGCACACGCTCTCCGGTTGTCCCGCTGCTCCCCGAAGGACCCGCAGCCGCGGAGGGGCGGGGCCGCCCGCCCCGGGGCTGGATAAAGCGGCGGCGGCACCGCCCCAGGACGTGCCGCTCGGAGCGGGCGGTGCAGAGTTGGTCGCTGCTGCCATGGGAGCCGGAGGGGTAGCAAGGCTGCTGCTG GTTACCCTGCTGATAGTGCCTGCAACTGGAGCAGAGGACTGTGGGGAGGGAGAATACTTACATGAAGGTCGCTGCTGTGTATTTTGTCCCGCAG GTACTTACGTTGATCAGCACTGCAGCGCTCCACATTTGAGAGGAACATGTCTCCCTTGCATCGAAGGAGAAGGTTATACTGCTCATGAGAATGGCTTGGAAGAATGCTTGTTGTGCAGACAGTGCAAAGATG atcAGATAACTTTGAGACCCTGTACTCTGATGCGTGATACTGAATGCCAGTGCAAACCAGGGTATTTCTGCCCTGCTGAGGGCTGTGAAGTATGTCAGAGATGCAGTACAGT GTATCTGGAAGGGAAAGAAACTGTGCAGAATTGCAATGCTACTACGGGCCCAGGATATGACTTGCCTGATCAAG GAAGCACAGCTCTTGCTTGGAGTATTGTGATTGGTTTGGGTTGTGGTGTTCTGGTGCTGGTCTTTGTCGTTAGAAAGCTGAAGAGTGATAAAG CTCCCACAACTGTTAAAGATGTGGAGAAAGGTCTG GAGTTGGAGGGCAGTACTGAAAGCCTCATTTTACCAGAAGTGGAGGCACCTGCAAATAAGGCAGCCAAGCCAGAGGGTGGGAACTGTGGTGAGAGCCCAGAGGGTGAAGCACAAACCAACGTTAACTTGGAAGTGAATAACACATCACCAGAGGAAAATGGGGGTGTGCTTTCTCAGCGGGCTGCCATCCTGCGTGGGGGCTTGAGACGCCATGTGGGAAGGTTCTGGAGGAGGATCACTATGTCTTCACTACCAGCAAAAAGTGGACACAATCCTGGTTTTCATCAGAATGCCCAGTCTAACATACAAAGCGGCAGGATGCCAGCAAATCTTATG GCACGAGAACCAAAGTTTCGAATAATTGTTAAAGATCTCTCTCAAAAAG aactgAGAGATAGCTTTGGGGCCTTTATAAATGAAGTACCACCAAACAAATGGAAGCGGCTTATGAGAACTCATCTACAGGAAAATGATATTACTAAAATTATTTATGACTTTCCTAAAGATAGAGAAGAACAATATTATCAGATGCTTCTCACTTGGAAAAACACACTGGGAGAGAAACAATGTATTATTAAATTATTGGATGAGTTAAGGTATCTAGATACCAAGGCTTATGATAACATATTGAACACTTTAAAAAGCAATAACATTATAACTAAAATAGAAGCTACAGATTAA
- the LOC136102267 gene encoding uncharacterized protein isoform X1, producing the protein MARNVISLEGIAAVEKVGNLFTALENQVTHPVRAVLEKFPFHPLLRLLVITRELSVGRHRSDHFLIRFPPAPRRCKARHRDTSQRATWLSPALRAGRGLLWHTLSGCPAAPRRTRSRGGAGPPAPGLDKAAAAPPQDVPLGAGGAELVAAAMGAGGVARLLLVFSSLYRNISLRWLSCPGRMDCSNTCLSLLQVTLLIVPATGAEDCGEGEYLHEGRCCVFCPAGTYVDQHCSAPHLRGTCLPCIEGEGYTAHENGLEECLLCRQCKDDQITLRPCTLMRDTECQCKPGYFCPAEGCEVCQRCSTVYLEGKETVQNCNATTGPGYDLPDQGSTALAWSIVIGLGCGVLVLVFVVRKLKSDKAPTTVKDVEKGLELEGSTESLILPEVEAPANKAAKPEGGNCGESPEGEAQTNVNLEVNNTSPEENGGVLSQRAAILRGGLRRHVGRFWRRITMSSLPAKSGHNPGFHQNAQSNIQSGRMPANLMAREPKFRIIVKDLSQKELRDSFGAFINEVPPNKWKRLMRTHLQENDITKIIYDFPKDREEQYYQMLLTWKNTLGEKQCIIKLLDELRYLDTKAYDNILNTLKSNNIITKIEATD; encoded by the exons ATGGCCAGAAATGTTATTTCTCTAGAAGGAATAGCTGCTGTTGAAAAAGTTGGGAACCTTTTTACTGCCTTAGAAAACCAAGTAACCCACCCAGTTCGTGCGGTTTTGGAAAAATTCCCCTTCCATCCTTTGCTCCGCCTGTTGGTGATCACACGTGAGCTTTCGGTGGGACGGCACCGATCAGACCATTTCCTAATACGGTTTCCGCCTGCTCCTCGTAGGTGCAAGGCGCGGCACCGGGACACCTCCCAGCGCGCGACGTGGTTGTCCCCGGCCCTGCGGGCGGGCAGGGGGCTCTTGTGGCACACGCTCTCCGGTTGTCCCGCTGCTCCCCGAAGGACCCGCAGCCGCGGAGGGGCGGGGCCGCCCGCCCCGGGGCTGGATAAAGCGGCGGCGGCACCGCCCCAGGACGTGCCGCTCGGAGCGGGCGGTGCAGAGTTGGTCGCTGCTGCCATGGGAGCCGGAGGGGTAGCAAGGCTGCTGCTG GTGTTTTCAAGTCTTTACAGGAACATCTCCCTGAGATGGTTATCGTGTCCTGGGAGGATGGATTGCTCGAACACCTGTTTGTCTCTGCTGCAGGTTACCCTGCTGATAGTGCCTGCAACTGGAGCAGAGGACTGTGGGGAGGGAGAATACTTACATGAAGGTCGCTGCTGTGTATTTTGTCCCGCAG GTACTTACGTTGATCAGCACTGCAGCGCTCCACATTTGAGAGGAACATGTCTCCCTTGCATCGAAGGAGAAGGTTATACTGCTCATGAGAATGGCTTGGAAGAATGCTTGTTGTGCAGACAGTGCAAAGATG atcAGATAACTTTGAGACCCTGTACTCTGATGCGTGATACTGAATGCCAGTGCAAACCAGGGTATTTCTGCCCTGCTGAGGGCTGTGAAGTATGTCAGAGATGCAGTACAGT GTATCTGGAAGGGAAAGAAACTGTGCAGAATTGCAATGCTACTACGGGCCCAGGATATGACTTGCCTGATCAAG GAAGCACAGCTCTTGCTTGGAGTATTGTGATTGGTTTGGGTTGTGGTGTTCTGGTGCTGGTCTTTGTCGTTAGAAAGCTGAAGAGTGATAAAG CTCCCACAACTGTTAAAGATGTGGAGAAAGGTCTG GAGTTGGAGGGCAGTACTGAAAGCCTCATTTTACCAGAAGTGGAGGCACCTGCAAATAAGGCAGCCAAGCCAGAGGGTGGGAACTGTGGTGAGAGCCCAGAGGGTGAAGCACAAACCAACGTTAACTTGGAAGTGAATAACACATCACCAGAGGAAAATGGGGGTGTGCTTTCTCAGCGGGCTGCCATCCTGCGTGGGGGCTTGAGACGCCATGTGGGAAGGTTCTGGAGGAGGATCACTATGTCTTCACTACCAGCAAAAAGTGGACACAATCCTGGTTTTCATCAGAATGCCCAGTCTAACATACAAAGCGGCAGGATGCCAGCAAATCTTATG GCACGAGAACCAAAGTTTCGAATAATTGTTAAAGATCTCTCTCAAAAAG aactgAGAGATAGCTTTGGGGCCTTTATAAATGAAGTACCACCAAACAAATGGAAGCGGCTTATGAGAACTCATCTACAGGAAAATGATATTACTAAAATTATTTATGACTTTCCTAAAGATAGAGAAGAACAATATTATCAGATGCTTCTCACTTGGAAAAACACACTGGGAGAGAAACAATGTATTATTAAATTATTGGATGAGTTAAGGTATCTAGATACCAAGGCTTATGATAACATATTGAACACTTTAAAAAGCAATAACATTATAACTAAAATAGAAGCTACAGATTAA
- the CARS1 gene encoding cysteine--tRNA ligase, cytoplasmic isoform X2: MAAAAEQGKGKRVQPPWSPPEGTKHSRLCLYNSLTRNKEIFQPQNGKKVLWYCCGPTVYDASHMGHARSYISFDILRRILRDYFKYEILYCMNITDIDDKIIKRARQNYLFERYRENKSAPDQLLEDVKTASELFSVKLNETTDPDKKQMLERIQNAVKSAFDPLQEAVQEKLPAEEINRCHEILLEEARDLLSDWLDMKFGSQVTDNSIFSKLPKFWEAEFHKDMEALNVLPPDVLTRVSEYVPEIVDFVKRIVDNGYGYVSNGSVYFDTVKFDSSEKHSYAKLVPEAVGDQKALQEGEGDLSISADRLSEKHSPNDFALWKSSKPGEPSWDSPWGRGRPGWHIECSAMAGCILGESMDIHGGGFDLRFPHHDNELAQSEAYFENNHWVRYFLHTGHLTIAGCKMSKSLKNFITIKDALKKHTARQLRLAFLMHSWKDTLDYSNNTMESAIQYEKFMNEFFLNVKDILRAPTDVTGRFQKWENQEAELNKNFYDKKAAIHEALCDNIDTRSVLEEMRSLVSQSNSYIAAKKSSRQMPNRLLLQNISSYLTQMLKIFGAIESDDTIGFPVGGSSQNINIESTVMPYLQVLSEFREGVRQIAREKKVTEVLQLSDALRDDILPELGVRFEDHEGLPTVVKLVDKDTLLKEREEKKKIEEEKKRKKEEAARKKQEQEAAKLAKMKIPPHEMFKSEHDKYSMFDEHGFPTHDTEGKELSKGQIKKLKKLYETQEKLYKEYLQMVQNGSAN, encoded by the exons atGGCAGCGGCCGCCGAGCAGG GTAAAGGCAAGCGTGTGCAGCCTCCGTGGTCTCCCCCTGAAGGGACAAAACATTCTAGGCTCTGCCTCTACAACAGCCTGACTCGCAATAAG GAAATATTTCAGCCTCAGAATGGAAAAAAGGTCTTGTGGTATTGCTGTGGTCCAACAGTTTATGATGCTTCTCACATGGGACATGCCAG GTCATACATCTCATTTGATATCCTGAGAAGAATATTGAGGgattattttaaatatgaaattttATATTGTATGAATATTACAGATATTGATGATAAG ATCATCAAGCGAGCGAGACAAAATTACCTTTTTGAGCGGTATAGAGAGAACAAATCAGCACCAGATCAGCTACTTGAAGATGTTAAAACTGCCTCAGAG ctCTTTTCAGTTAAATTAAATGAGACAACAGACCCAGATAAAAAGCAAATGCTGGAAAGAATTCAAAATGCAGTGAAGTCTGCTTTTGACCCTCTACAAGAAGCTGTGCAAGAAAAACTCCCTGCAGAAGAGATCAACAGATGTCATGAG ATACTGTTGGAAGAAGCCAGAGATTTGCTGTCTGACTGGCTGGATATGAAATTTGGCAGTCAGGTGACTGACAATTCCATATTCTCAAAGCTCCCCAAATTCTGGGAAGCAGAATTTCATAAAGATATGGAAGCGCTCAAT GTTTTACCTCCAGATGTTTTAACACGGGTTAGTGAATATGTGCCAGAAATTGTGGATTTTGTGAAAAGGATTGTGGATAATGGTTATGG GTATGTGTCCAATGGATCTGTATACTTTGATACTGTGAAGTTTGATTCCAGTGAAAAACACTCCTATGCTAAGTTGGTTCCTGAAGCTGTAGGTGACCAAAAAGCTCTCCAAGAGGGTGAAG gTGACCTGAGCATCTCAGCTGATCGCTTAAGTGAGAAGCATTCTCCAAATGATTTTGCTTTGTGGAAATCCTCCAAGCCAGGAGAGCCCTCATGGGACTCTCCATGGGGAAGG GGTCGTCCAGGTTGGCACATTGAATGTTCCGCCATGGCTGGATGCATTCTAGGAGAGTCAATGGATATTCATGGAGGAGGGTTTGACCTCCGGTTTCCCCACCATGACAATGAGCTGGCACAGTCTGAG GCATACTTTGAAAACAATCACTGGGTTCGGTATTTTCTCCATACTGGCCACTTAACAATTGCTGGCTGTAAAATGTCCAAATCTTTGAAGAATTTCATTACCATAAAAGATGCACTGAAGAAACATACAG CGCGACAGTTGCGGTTGGCTTTCCTCATGCACTCTTGGAAGGATACACTGGATTATTCAAATAATACCATGGAGTCAGCTATTCAGTATGAGAAGTTTATGAAT GAGTTCTTTTTAAATGTGAAGGATATTCTTCGAGCTCCCACTGATGTGACAGGCCGGTTTCAGAAATGGGAAAATCAGGAAGCAGAGCTGAACAAGAA TTTTTACGACAAGAAGGCAGCAATTCATGAAGCACTGTGTGACAATATTGACACTCGCTCTGTCTTAGAAGAAATGCGTTCATTAGTCAGTCAGAGTAACTCCTATATTGCTGCAAAGAAATCTTCCAGACAAATGCCAAACAGACTTCTTTTACAAAACATCAGTTCCTATCTCACTCAAATGCTAAAG ATTTTTGGTGCCATAGAAAGTGATGACACAATTGGTTTTCCTGTTGGAGGGAGCAGTCAAAACATAAAT ATTGAATCTACAGTGATGCCATACCTACAAGTTCTttctgagttcagagaaggaGTGCGACAAATTGCCAGAGAGAAGAAAG TAACTGAAGTTCTGCAGTTGAGTGATGCTCTTCGAGATGATATCCTTCCTGAACTTGGTGTTCGGTTTGAAGATCATGAAG gACTTCCAACTGTGGTTAAATTAGTGGATAAGGACACGTTattgaaagaaagagaagaaaagaaaaag attgaagaagagaaaaaaaggaagaaagaagaagcaGCCAGGAAAAAACAAGAGCAGGAA GCAGCAAAACTGGCAAAAATGAAGATTCCACCACATGAAATGTTTAAATCAGAACATGACAAATATTCTATGTTTGATGAACAC ggATTTCCCACCCATGATACAGAAGGCAAAGAACTCAGCAAAGGACAAATTAAGAAGCTAAAGAAACTTTATGAAACCCAAGAAAAGCTATACAAGGAATATCTACAAATGGTTCAGAATGGAAGTGCAAATTGA
- the CARS1 gene encoding cysteine--tRNA ligase, cytoplasmic isoform X1 produces the protein MAAAAEQASSYSFILSISEEEARVKALNEYLSTRSYIQGFTFSHADVEVFRKFSRPPVDQYIHVVRWYRHIEAIYDGSNEKNEPCKLQTSKGKRVQPPWSPPEGTKHSRLCLYNSLTRNKEIFQPQNGKKVLWYCCGPTVYDASHMGHARSYISFDILRRILRDYFKYEILYCMNITDIDDKIIKRARQNYLFERYRENKSAPDQLLEDVKTASELFSVKLNETTDPDKKQMLERIQNAVKSAFDPLQEAVQEKLPAEEINRCHEILLEEARDLLSDWLDMKFGSQVTDNSIFSKLPKFWEAEFHKDMEALNVLPPDVLTRVSEYVPEIVDFVKRIVDNGYGYVSNGSVYFDTVKFDSSEKHSYAKLVPEAVGDQKALQEGEGDLSISADRLSEKHSPNDFALWKSSKPGEPSWDSPWGRGRPGWHIECSAMAGCILGESMDIHGGGFDLRFPHHDNELAQSEAYFENNHWVRYFLHTGHLTIAGCKMSKSLKNFITIKDALKKHTARQLRLAFLMHSWKDTLDYSNNTMESAIQYEKFMNEFFLNVKDILRAPTDVTGRFQKWENQEAELNKNFYDKKAAIHEALCDNIDTRSVLEEMRSLVSQSNSYIAAKKSSRQMPNRLLLQNISSYLTQMLKIFGAIESDDTIGFPVGGSSQNINIESTVMPYLQVLSEFREGVRQIAREKKVTEVLQLSDALRDDILPELGVRFEDHEGLPTVVKLVDKDTLLKEREEKKKIEEEKKRKKEEAARKKQEQEAAKLAKMKIPPHEMFKSEHDKYSMFDEHGFPTHDTEGKELSKGQIKKLKKLYETQEKLYKEYLQMVQNGSAN, from the exons atGGCAGCGGCCGCCGAGCAGG CTTCCAGCTACAGTTTTATTCTGAGCATTAGTGAAGAGGAAGCCAGGGTGAAGGCTTTGAACGAGTACCTGAGCACTCGTAGTTATATCCAGGGGTTCACATTTTCACATGCAGATGTGGAGGTATTCAGAAAGTTTTCGAGGCCACCTGTGGACCAATATATCCATGTTGTCCGGTGGTACAGACACATAGAAGCAATCTATGATGGCAGCAATGAAAAAAATGAGCCTTGTAAACTTCAAACAA GTAAAGGCAAGCGTGTGCAGCCTCCGTGGTCTCCCCCTGAAGGGACAAAACATTCTAGGCTCTGCCTCTACAACAGCCTGACTCGCAATAAG GAAATATTTCAGCCTCAGAATGGAAAAAAGGTCTTGTGGTATTGCTGTGGTCCAACAGTTTATGATGCTTCTCACATGGGACATGCCAG GTCATACATCTCATTTGATATCCTGAGAAGAATATTGAGGgattattttaaatatgaaattttATATTGTATGAATATTACAGATATTGATGATAAG ATCATCAAGCGAGCGAGACAAAATTACCTTTTTGAGCGGTATAGAGAGAACAAATCAGCACCAGATCAGCTACTTGAAGATGTTAAAACTGCCTCAGAG ctCTTTTCAGTTAAATTAAATGAGACAACAGACCCAGATAAAAAGCAAATGCTGGAAAGAATTCAAAATGCAGTGAAGTCTGCTTTTGACCCTCTACAAGAAGCTGTGCAAGAAAAACTCCCTGCAGAAGAGATCAACAGATGTCATGAG ATACTGTTGGAAGAAGCCAGAGATTTGCTGTCTGACTGGCTGGATATGAAATTTGGCAGTCAGGTGACTGACAATTCCATATTCTCAAAGCTCCCCAAATTCTGGGAAGCAGAATTTCATAAAGATATGGAAGCGCTCAAT GTTTTACCTCCAGATGTTTTAACACGGGTTAGTGAATATGTGCCAGAAATTGTGGATTTTGTGAAAAGGATTGTGGATAATGGTTATGG GTATGTGTCCAATGGATCTGTATACTTTGATACTGTGAAGTTTGATTCCAGTGAAAAACACTCCTATGCTAAGTTGGTTCCTGAAGCTGTAGGTGACCAAAAAGCTCTCCAAGAGGGTGAAG gTGACCTGAGCATCTCAGCTGATCGCTTAAGTGAGAAGCATTCTCCAAATGATTTTGCTTTGTGGAAATCCTCCAAGCCAGGAGAGCCCTCATGGGACTCTCCATGGGGAAGG GGTCGTCCAGGTTGGCACATTGAATGTTCCGCCATGGCTGGATGCATTCTAGGAGAGTCAATGGATATTCATGGAGGAGGGTTTGACCTCCGGTTTCCCCACCATGACAATGAGCTGGCACAGTCTGAG GCATACTTTGAAAACAATCACTGGGTTCGGTATTTTCTCCATACTGGCCACTTAACAATTGCTGGCTGTAAAATGTCCAAATCTTTGAAGAATTTCATTACCATAAAAGATGCACTGAAGAAACATACAG CGCGACAGTTGCGGTTGGCTTTCCTCATGCACTCTTGGAAGGATACACTGGATTATTCAAATAATACCATGGAGTCAGCTATTCAGTATGAGAAGTTTATGAAT GAGTTCTTTTTAAATGTGAAGGATATTCTTCGAGCTCCCACTGATGTGACAGGCCGGTTTCAGAAATGGGAAAATCAGGAAGCAGAGCTGAACAAGAA TTTTTACGACAAGAAGGCAGCAATTCATGAAGCACTGTGTGACAATATTGACACTCGCTCTGTCTTAGAAGAAATGCGTTCATTAGTCAGTCAGAGTAACTCCTATATTGCTGCAAAGAAATCTTCCAGACAAATGCCAAACAGACTTCTTTTACAAAACATCAGTTCCTATCTCACTCAAATGCTAAAG ATTTTTGGTGCCATAGAAAGTGATGACACAATTGGTTTTCCTGTTGGAGGGAGCAGTCAAAACATAAAT ATTGAATCTACAGTGATGCCATACCTACAAGTTCTttctgagttcagagaaggaGTGCGACAAATTGCCAGAGAGAAGAAAG TAACTGAAGTTCTGCAGTTGAGTGATGCTCTTCGAGATGATATCCTTCCTGAACTTGGTGTTCGGTTTGAAGATCATGAAG gACTTCCAACTGTGGTTAAATTAGTGGATAAGGACACGTTattgaaagaaagagaagaaaagaaaaag attgaagaagagaaaaaaaggaagaaagaagaagcaGCCAGGAAAAAACAAGAGCAGGAA GCAGCAAAACTGGCAAAAATGAAGATTCCACCACATGAAATGTTTAAATCAGAACATGACAAATATTCTATGTTTGATGAACAC ggATTTCCCACCCATGATACAGAAGGCAAAGAACTCAGCAAAGGACAAATTAAGAAGCTAAAGAAACTTTATGAAACCCAAGAAAAGCTATACAAGGAATATCTACAAATGGTTCAGAATGGAAGTGCAAATTGA